From a region of the Lactuca sativa cultivar Salinas chromosome 4, Lsat_Salinas_v11, whole genome shotgun sequence genome:
- the LOC111876814 gene encoding uncharacterized mitochondrial protein AtMg00810-like codes for MDDILLMGNDTRKINQVKVNLQNHFSIKDLGPLKYFLGIEVVRSKRGFIIIQRKYTLDILEDCYVQDCRPSDFPMEQNIRLKSPEVDESKYKRLVGRLLYLIVTRPDIAYNLAKLSLNKKVLYGYFNSIGGSLVSLRMKKQSVVARSSVEAEYKAVASTICEVIKLQWLLCDLCAKQEDAIALMCDNNAGRHIAANQVYHERTKHVDIIGSLLGNV; via the exons ATGGACGACATTTTGCTTATGGGGAATGATACTCGTAAGATCAATCAAGTAAAGGTAAATTTGCAAAATCATTTCAGCATAAAAGATTTGGGCCCACTCAAGTATTTTTTGGGAATTGAAGTTGTTAGGTCAAAAAGGGGTTTCATAATAATCCAAAGAAAGTATACTTTGGATATTCTTGAAGATTGCTATGTTCAAGACTGTAGGCCTAGTGATTTCCCTATGGAGCAAAACATTCGTTTAAAATCTCCTGAGGTTGACGAATCTAAATACAAAAGGCTTGTTGGTCGTTTACTCTATCTTATAGTTACAAGACCGGACATAGCTTACAAT TTGGCTAAGTTGTCACTCAACAAGAAGGTTTTGTATGGTTATTTTAATAGTATTGGAGGTTCTCTTGTTTCATTGAGGATGAAAAAACAAAGTGTTGTTGCTAGATCGTCAGTTGAGGCTGAATATAAGGCTGTGGCGAGCACTATTTGTGAAGTCATAAAGCTTCAGTGGCTTTTGTGTGACCTCTGTGCGAAGCAAGAAGACGCTATTGCCCTTATGTGTGATAATAATGCTGGTAGACATATTGCAGCAAACCAGGTGTATCATGAACGCACCAAACATGTTGATATTATTGGTAGTTTGTTGGGGAACGTGTAG